In Candidatus Sedimenticola sp. (ex Thyasira tokunagai), the following proteins share a genomic window:
- a CDS encoding marine proteobacterial sortase target protein: MSQARSVDTLMKDMLITLVASISVGLLVALFSAFVMLVISLPVQAGVSEPLSVTQPIAIDEVQRGSLLLKLASGGVSIDAPQLSTDVVMNISGMSARVKVKQRFRNPGSGWVEGVYVFPLPENAAVDRMRLRIGERLIEGEIQERMKAEKIYRQAKLAGKKASLLSQERPNIFTTAVANIAAGEEVTVEIEYQQTLRYDQGRFSIRYPLVVAPRYIPGIPVGKSAVEGFSDSGWADNTDQVTDASRITPSVADPSEGKINPLTIQVNLAAGLPLARLESTYHSIETVRDSGEIHRIKLKEGTVPADRDFELTWVPQSGRAPSAALFTEEWRQQQYALLMLMPPLKSDLSAVRPDREVIFVIDTSGSMHGDSIAQAKGALKLALQRLTVTDRFNIISFNHQTHALFGQAVAAKDGNLHHAIRYVDGLEADGGTEMLPALEQALAGKPSENTLRQVVFLTDGSVGNEEALFSVIQRRLGESRLFTIGIGSAPNSHFMIRAAEFGRGAFTYIGKVGEVKEKMSALFAKLESPVLTDINLSWSDTSIEIWPQRIPDLYLGEPVVVAVRLDGEVKSVEVSGRFGGKPWHQRIAMDGGGKSGGIHLLWARSKIADLMAQRSRGREESEVRDAVLDVALEHQLVSRYTSLVAVERRPVRPQSEDWSEKEVPTNLPQGWSAGKVFGQLPQTATPAALKQLLGLLLLLMAGGIWWLTVTAKHRRLAA, encoded by the coding sequence ATGTCCCAAGCAAGAAGCGTTGATACTTTAATGAAAGATATGCTGATAACTCTCGTTGCATCTATCTCTGTTGGACTGCTGGTAGCGCTGTTTTCAGCTTTTGTCATGCTGGTGATCAGTTTGCCGGTTCAGGCGGGGGTGAGTGAGCCGTTGAGTGTTACACAGCCCATCGCTATAGATGAGGTACAGCGCGGCAGTCTGCTATTGAAACTTGCGAGCGGTGGAGTGAGCATCGATGCACCCCAGCTGAGTACTGATGTGGTGATGAATATCAGTGGTATGTCGGCTCGCGTTAAAGTGAAGCAGCGCTTTCGCAATCCCGGTTCCGGTTGGGTGGAAGGGGTGTACGTTTTTCCACTACCGGAAAATGCGGCGGTTGATCGGATGAGGTTGCGTATCGGTGAACGGCTTATCGAAGGAGAAATCCAGGAGAGAATGAAAGCTGAGAAGATCTATCGGCAGGCCAAGCTGGCGGGTAAAAAGGCGAGTCTGCTGAGTCAGGAAAGGCCCAATATTTTTACCACGGCGGTAGCCAATATCGCGGCAGGTGAAGAGGTGACAGTTGAAATCGAGTACCAGCAGACATTGCGTTATGATCAGGGACGATTTTCCATTCGCTACCCATTAGTGGTGGCACCACGCTATATTCCCGGCATCCCAGTGGGGAAGTCAGCGGTTGAAGGTTTTAGCGACAGTGGCTGGGCGGACAATACGGATCAGGTGACTGATGCTTCTCGTATTACACCATCGGTTGCTGATCCGTCTGAAGGCAAAATCAATCCGCTAACCATTCAAGTCAACTTGGCGGCAGGTTTGCCGTTGGCTCGTCTCGAGAGTACCTACCACAGCATAGAAACAGTGCGGGATAGTGGAGAGATCCATCGCATCAAGTTGAAGGAAGGTACTGTTCCGGCAGATCGTGATTTTGAACTGACCTGGGTGCCGCAATCTGGAAGAGCGCCATCGGCGGCACTGTTTACAGAGGAGTGGCGGCAGCAACAGTACGCTCTTTTGATGTTAATGCCGCCGCTAAAAAGTGATCTGTCGGCAGTGCGCCCGGACCGGGAAGTGATCTTTGTTATCGATACTTCCGGCTCTATGCACGGAGACTCCATAGCTCAGGCAAAAGGGGCGCTGAAACTTGCGCTGCAGCGACTGACAGTGACGGATCGCTTCAATATCATCAGCTTCAACCACCAGACACATGCGCTATTTGGCCAGGCTGTAGCAGCAAAAGATGGAAATCTGCACCATGCCATACGTTATGTTGATGGACTTGAAGCCGATGGCGGTACTGAGATGCTGCCGGCCCTGGAGCAAGCTCTCGCCGGCAAGCCCTCAGAAAACACTCTGCGTCAGGTAGTGTTCCTCACCGATGGCAGTGTCGGTAACGAAGAAGCGCTATTTTCTGTGATTCAGCGGCGTCTGGGAGAGAGTCGCCTTTTTACCATTGGTATAGGGTCAGCACCCAACAGCCACTTTATGATACGTGCTGCCGAGTTCGGTCGTGGTGCCTTCACCTATATAGGCAAGGTGGGAGAGGTGAAAGAGAAGATGAGTGCTCTCTTTGCCAAACTTGAATCACCGGTACTGACCGATATCAACCTATCTTGGTCGGATACCTCGATCGAGATATGGCCACAACGTATTCCCGATCTCTACCTGGGGGAGCCGGTGGTAGTGGCGGTCAGACTCGATGGTGAGGTTAAGAGCGTGGAGGTCAGCGGTAGATTCGGCGGAAAACCCTGGCATCAGCGGATTGCCATGGATGGTGGTGGAAAGAGCGGTGGCATCCATCTGCTATGGGCGCGTAGCAAGATTGCCGATCTGATGGCACAACGTAGTCGCGGCAGAGAGGAGTCGGAGGTACGCGACGCTGTACTCGATGTCGCGCTGGAACATCAGCTGGTGAGCCGATACACCAGCCTAGTAGCAGTGGAGAGGAGACCCGTGCGGCCACAGAGTGAGGATTGGTCGGAAAAAGAGGTGCCTACCAACCTTCCCCAAGGATGGAGTGCCGGAAAGGTATTTGGTCAACTCCCTCAGACCGCTACACCGGCGGCACTGAAACAGTTACTCGGTCTATTGTTGCTGCTGATGGCAGGTGGAATTTGGTGGCTCACAGTGACAGCCAAGCACCGGAGGTTGGCAGCATGA
- a CDS encoding OmpA family protein has product MKKLLAVSALAGLVLVSPVGAVENGSDSLKEVEQQELQGMGAGALAGGVIAGPAGIVIGAIGGALVGRSNGLEEELGKAQQKLAQLEMELSLGERRHQELKMRLEDNESQLGGLDKALSKSRQQHSDQLNAITEGFVLAIHFRTGSAELEAGYGEQLGRLATALRHLPELDAHIDGYADMRGQGDLNLSLSKQRVEVVKRRLLAHGLGSGHLIERTYGESKARYAVEDLEGLGLDRRVVIHFCRRSGT; this is encoded by the coding sequence ATGAAAAAATTACTGGCAGTTTCCGCATTGGCGGGTTTGGTTCTGGTCTCCCCGGTAGGGGCAGTGGAGAACGGGTCTGACTCTTTGAAAGAGGTGGAACAACAGGAGTTGCAGGGGATGGGTGCAGGTGCCTTGGCGGGTGGCGTGATTGCTGGTCCTGCCGGGATTGTGATCGGTGCTATCGGTGGAGCTCTGGTGGGTCGTAGTAATGGGCTTGAGGAGGAGCTTGGTAAGGCACAGCAGAAGCTGGCGCAATTGGAGATGGAGTTGAGTCTTGGTGAACGGCGTCACCAGGAGTTGAAGATGCGGCTGGAGGATAACGAATCACAGCTGGGCGGACTCGATAAGGCGCTGAGCAAGAGTCGACAACAGCACTCAGACCAGCTCAATGCAATCACCGAAGGTTTTGTTCTGGCAATACATTTCCGCACAGGTAGCGCAGAACTAGAAGCGGGATATGGCGAACAGCTTGGCCGCCTCGCCACGGCGCTCAGGCATCTACCTGAATTGGATGCCCATATCGACGGCTATGCCGATATGCGTGGGCAGGGTGATCTCAACCTCTCACTCTCAAAGCAACGGGTCGAGGTGGTGAAACGGCGGTTGTTGGCTCATGGGCTTGGCTCTGGTCACCTGATCGAGCGTACCTATGGTGAGAGCAAGGCCAGGTATGCGGTAGAAGATCTGGAGGGTCTTGGTCTCGATCGCCGGGTAGTGATTCACTTCTGTCGGCGGAGTGGGACATGA
- a CDS encoding c-type cytochrome produces the protein MYRLTITFSLCLIFSAACNADAEVKQKRVDEAAEQAINAVPDLENGRRLYRNCAVCHTPEGWGSPSGHYPQIAGQHRSVIVKQLADIHKGNRDNPTMMPFTTPLFRKGTQALADISAYIEQLPMVPNNSIGNGMQLEKGKQLYNDNCKKCHGENGEGDAKEFYPRLHGQHFNYLLRQMQWVKSGKRRNADKKMMEQYQRFSQNDLSIIADYTSRLKPDKSLVADHPDWRNPDFRSNFRSAPRRRY, from the coding sequence ATGTATCGTTTAACAATAACATTCAGTTTATGTCTGATTTTTTCTGCTGCTTGCAACGCAGACGCTGAAGTAAAACAAAAGAGGGTAGATGAGGCAGCCGAGCAGGCAATCAATGCCGTGCCTGATCTTGAAAACGGAAGAAGGTTATATCGTAATTGTGCGGTATGTCATACCCCAGAGGGTTGGGGATCACCTTCGGGGCACTACCCTCAAATTGCGGGCCAGCATCGCAGCGTGATTGTGAAGCAACTGGCCGATATCCACAAAGGTAACCGTGATAATCCCACCATGATGCCTTTTACAACACCTCTGTTTAGGAAAGGCACCCAGGCTCTGGCTGATATATCCGCCTATATAGAACAGCTACCGATGGTTCCCAATAATAGTATCGGTAATGGTATGCAGCTGGAGAAAGGTAAGCAGCTATACAACGACAACTGCAAGAAGTGTCATGGCGAAAATGGAGAGGGCGATGCCAAGGAGTTTTACCCGCGACTTCACGGCCAGCATTTTAATTACCTTTTGCGGCAAATGCAGTGGGTGAAATCAGGAAAGCGGAGAAATGCTGACAAAAAAATGATGGAGCAATATCAGAGATTTAGCCAAAATGATTTGTCAATTATTGCTGACTACACTTCACGATTAAAACCGGATAAATCGTTGGTTGCAGACCACCCGGACTGGAGAAACCCTGATTTCAGGTCAAATTTTAGGTCGGCCCCAAGGAGACGATATTAA
- a CDS encoding BatD family protein codes for MRRGQFLLFVGLLLILLTMALSTAQAAVDASLDRQVIREGETVQLTLEVEGQSNSQPDTSPLERDFDLLGTSSSSQLSIVNGRADARTRWAITLSPKRMGELEIPPLPIGSQQSPALKLKVEKASAPALGDHADIFIESEALSTNPYVQAQLLLRVRLFHGVDINEGSLSDPSAEQVLVQRIGKDRRFTTYRGGRKYQVFERLYALFPQSSGQMEIAAPVFDGQVPDRRRQRSRSGRIFGNDPFGDLFPTTKKVRVRGKSLAIEVRPQPEAASGKYWLPATAVEMSESWSDEGDEIRVGDPLTRTLSLTVRGLTAAQLPDLTEILPAGVNSYPDKAELTTETEGDKGVIGRRQQKIAYIPTRPGSLELPGVVVEWWDVENDRLERRVLPARRLQVVPATDTPIAAEPPADESVTSGSLPLSVSSSSPAGLSTVVSGAAPGYWPWIAALFALAWLITLLLWWRSGSSDDQSIESDSLPAVDSAAARKRFRTACGRNDPGGARAALIAWGRAEWSKALPSGLGDVAERFEDVEVRELILQLDRHLYGGDGSWDGTRLLSAVKKLPPAKPHVVDDSSRLPPLYPKKSHL; via the coding sequence ATGAGAAGAGGTCAGTTCCTATTATTTGTCGGGCTGCTGCTTATTCTGCTAACGATGGCCCTGAGTACTGCTCAGGCTGCCGTGGATGCCTCTCTTGATCGTCAGGTGATAAGAGAGGGTGAGACAGTGCAACTTACTCTGGAAGTGGAGGGTCAGAGCAACAGCCAACCCGATACCTCACCACTGGAAAGGGACTTTGATCTGCTCGGCACCAGCAGCAGTAGCCAGCTGAGTATAGTCAATGGCCGTGCCGATGCCCGTACTCGCTGGGCAATTACGCTTAGCCCAAAACGGATGGGTGAGCTGGAGATCCCTCCTCTGCCGATCGGTTCTCAGCAAAGCCCTGCCCTGAAGTTGAAAGTTGAGAAGGCTTCAGCCCCCGCACTGGGTGACCATGCAGATATATTTATCGAGAGTGAGGCGCTGTCGACAAACCCTTATGTGCAGGCACAGCTGCTGTTACGGGTTCGGCTTTTTCATGGTGTCGATATCAACGAGGGTTCACTTAGCGATCCATCGGCCGAGCAGGTGCTGGTGCAACGTATCGGCAAAGACCGTCGCTTCACTACCTATCGGGGTGGGCGTAAATATCAGGTATTTGAGCGCCTCTATGCACTCTTTCCTCAATCCAGTGGTCAGATGGAGATTGCAGCGCCGGTGTTCGACGGTCAAGTACCTGATCGTCGTCGACAGCGTTCACGTTCAGGGCGTATCTTTGGTAACGACCCCTTTGGTGACCTCTTTCCCACTACCAAGAAGGTGAGGGTGCGAGGTAAATCGCTGGCGATAGAGGTGCGGCCTCAGCCTGAGGCTGCAAGCGGAAAATATTGGCTACCGGCGACAGCGGTTGAGATGAGTGAGAGTTGGAGTGATGAGGGGGATGAAATTCGGGTGGGTGATCCTTTGACCCGAACTCTGTCGTTGACGGTGCGGGGGCTGACAGCGGCGCAACTACCTGATCTGACAGAGATATTACCGGCAGGGGTCAATAGCTATCCGGATAAGGCTGAGCTGACAACCGAAACTGAGGGTGACAAGGGAGTTATCGGGCGGCGGCAGCAGAAAATTGCCTATATTCCCACCCGCCCGGGTTCCCTGGAGTTGCCTGGGGTGGTGGTGGAGTGGTGGGACGTCGAAAATGACCGGCTGGAACGGCGTGTTCTGCCCGCTCGTCGTCTGCAGGTGGTGCCGGCTACTGATACGCCGATAGCGGCCGAGCCACCCGCCGACGAATCAGTAACCTCTGGATCGTTGCCGCTATCGGTATCCTCATCATCACCTGCCGGTTTGAGTACAGTGGTGTCTGGGGCAGCTCCCGGCTACTGGCCCTGGATCGCTGCTCTCTTTGCTCTGGCCTGGCTGATTACACTGTTGCTATGGTGGCGGAGTGGCTCATCCGACGATCAAAGTATCGAATCTGATAGTCTGCCGGCAGTGGATAGTGCGGCTGCTCGCAAGCGCTTCAGAACAGCCTGTGGTCGCAATGACCCTGGTGGCGCACGTGCTGCTTTGATCGCCTGGGGGAGGGCGGAGTGGTCTAAAGCCCTGCCTTCCGGGCTCGGTGATGTAGCGGAGCGGTTTGAAGATGTGGAGGTGCGAGAGCTTATTCTGCAGCTTGATCGCCACCTCTACGGAGGAGATGGTAGCTGGGATGGCACGAGGCTGTTATCAGCTGTAAAAAAACTACCGCCTGCTAAGCCGCATGTAGTTGATGATTCAAGCAGACTTCCACCGCTCTATCCGAAGAAAAGTCACCTCTGA
- a CDS encoding cytochrome C, with protein MRRIIKAMTVMLIIMFALGIGTVHANIDKASVTAEKTSVKKIPNKKCNKCHADDDEDEQVWEYDDGTTKFIYVDPELFEHSVHGKENCNGCHTNVSLRKGEHDEKIPVVVSCVRCHQETAEEEKDSQDPKHKRLDTVLEQVESYMHSVHARPSLDDQSKTNATCYDCHDAPHNIGTLGSKQRAEHRLRNPEVCGKCHEEQKNAYMTSIHGKEVMDKKNGEAAVCSDCHSTHNIESTEEDSMKLAITQNCGGCHEDSLNTYMSSYHGQVNRLGYTHTAKCYDCHGGHELKKIDDPTSTVHLDNRLETCQKCHEDAPQGFLGFHAHGNADDFDRYPGIWITTKFMQALIVVVFLFFWTHVMFWFYREYQDRKQGKGYTPPVGVEETVYVRRFTVAWRIIHLLFALSTMTLVLTGSTLLFSHTDWAPVVINLLGGPQIEAIIHRTAATIWLSVFAAHVLIAGYNVFVVNRKSFRWFGPTSLIPNWQDWDDLKAMFRWFIGKAERPSFDRWSYWQKFDYWAPFWGAAVIGFSGLMLFFPTKTAIVLPGFVFNIATIIHAEEALLATIFLFTVHFFNAHFRPDKFPMSTTIFTGAVPLEEFKHEHKLEYERLEKSGELEKYLVSKPSKRMRSGSNILAVILIIFGITLLTLVSIGFLSS; from the coding sequence ATGAGAAGAATAATCAAAGCCATGACAGTGATGCTGATTATTATGTTTGCGCTGGGGATTGGCACAGTACATGCGAACATTGATAAGGCATCAGTGACCGCAGAAAAAACGTCCGTCAAGAAGATTCCGAATAAAAAATGCAATAAGTGCCACGCCGATGATGATGAGGATGAGCAGGTCTGGGAGTATGACGATGGCACGACCAAGTTTATCTACGTCGACCCTGAACTGTTCGAGCACAGTGTGCATGGCAAGGAGAATTGTAACGGTTGCCACACCAATGTCAGCCTGAGAAAAGGTGAGCATGACGAAAAGATACCAGTTGTCGTCAGCTGTGTGCGTTGCCATCAGGAGACGGCGGAAGAGGAAAAAGATAGTCAGGACCCCAAGCATAAACGATTGGATACCGTGCTGGAGCAGGTTGAAAGCTATATGCATTCGGTTCATGCCCGTCCCAGTCTCGATGATCAATCCAAAACCAACGCGACCTGCTACGACTGCCATGATGCCCCCCACAATATCGGCACGCTGGGTAGCAAGCAGCGTGCTGAACATCGCCTGAGGAATCCGGAGGTTTGTGGCAAATGCCATGAAGAGCAGAAGAATGCCTACATGACCTCTATCCACGGTAAAGAGGTGATGGATAAAAAGAACGGTGAAGCTGCTGTCTGTTCAGATTGTCACTCCACCCACAATATTGAATCAACGGAAGAAGATTCAATGAAGCTCGCTATCACACAAAATTGCGGCGGCTGTCACGAAGATTCACTGAATACCTATATGTCTTCATACCATGGTCAGGTTAACCGGCTGGGCTACACTCATACCGCAAAATGTTACGATTGCCATGGTGGTCACGAACTGAAAAAGATTGATGATCCAACCTCAACCGTACACCTGGATAATAGGCTGGAGACCTGCCAGAAGTGTCATGAGGATGCACCGCAAGGATTTCTTGGCTTTCATGCCCATGGCAACGCCGATGATTTCGATCGTTACCCTGGTATATGGATAACTACAAAATTCATGCAGGCCTTGATAGTCGTGGTGTTCCTGTTCTTCTGGACCCATGTCATGTTCTGGTTCTACAGAGAGTATCAGGATCGTAAGCAAGGCAAAGGCTATACTCCTCCAGTGGGTGTAGAGGAGACGGTCTATGTCCGACGCTTCACTGTTGCCTGGCGTATCATTCACCTGCTGTTTGCGCTAAGCACCATGACACTGGTCTTGACCGGCTCCACCCTGCTGTTCTCTCATACGGATTGGGCGCCGGTTGTTATCAACTTGTTGGGCGGTCCCCAGATCGAAGCGATTATTCACCGCACAGCGGCGACCATCTGGTTGAGTGTGTTTGCGGCACATGTCCTCATTGCCGGCTACAACGTCTTCGTTGTCAACCGAAAGAGTTTCCGCTGGTTTGGTCCGACATCGCTGATACCTAATTGGCAGGATTGGGATGATCTCAAAGCGATGTTCCGCTGGTTCATTGGCAAGGCTGAACGTCCCAGCTTCGACCGTTGGTCCTATTGGCAGAAGTTTGACTACTGGGCCCCCTTCTGGGGTGCGGCAGTTATTGGTTTCAGCGGGTTGATGCTTTTCTTCCCGACGAAAACAGCTATTGTTTTGCCTGGATTTGTCTTCAATATAGCGACAATCATCCATGCGGAAGAGGCCCTGTTGGCCACCATATTCCTGTTCACCGTGCATTTCTTCAATGCTCACTTCCGTCCGGACAAGTTCCCGATGAGTACGACTATATTCACGGGTGCCGTGCCGCTTGAGGAGTTCAAGCACGAGCATAAGTTGGAATACGAGCGCCTGGAAAAGAGTGGAGAGCTTGAGAAGTATTTGGTGAGTAAACCATCAAAGAGAATGCGGAGCGGTTCAAATATCCTCGCCGTAATCTTGATCATCTTCGGCATAACACTGTTGACACTGGTGTCGATTGGTTTCCTCAGCTCTTAA
- a CDS encoding ankyrin repeat domain-containing protein produces the protein MLGHTKLLAVFVLNLYICSTAWANGSLEQQLRDIAAGGSVEQLDALIAKGANIDAPGKFGKRPLMIASESGSTDIVASLLSHGVEVNARTKLGETALIMAVENNHPQIAALLIELGANVHDRTRKGLDSLMIAAKNGNDIIVAQLLAFGADVRSSDRSGNSALMHAVMLGHTAVVKTLFRYGNMVSPGLPNNAGLTPLMVAINRDREESVDVLLPKTRNLNFQDNFGAGTIHYAAEKNNLKVINYLVENRADINLQDAEQSTPLMYAVRAGSIEAVKYLLANGADKTIKNDAGQTAQQLSIETKKQTIIDLFK, from the coding sequence ATGCTTGGTCATACAAAACTTTTGGCAGTATTTGTTTTGAATCTATACATATGCTCAACAGCATGGGCGAACGGCTCACTTGAGCAACAGCTTCGTGATATTGCAGCAGGTGGTAGTGTTGAGCAGCTTGATGCATTGATTGCCAAAGGTGCAAATATTGATGCTCCGGGGAAATTTGGAAAACGGCCGCTAATGATTGCCTCAGAATCTGGAAGCACGGATATAGTTGCCAGCCTGCTGTCACATGGTGTGGAGGTCAATGCCAGAACCAAATTGGGTGAGACAGCACTGATAATGGCTGTTGAAAACAACCACCCTCAAATAGCCGCTTTACTTATCGAGTTGGGAGCCAATGTTCACGATCGAACAAGAAAAGGGCTTGATTCATTGATGATTGCTGCAAAAAATGGGAATGACATCATCGTCGCCCAGTTGTTGGCCTTTGGTGCCGATGTTCGATCATCTGACCGTAGCGGCAACTCAGCTCTGATGCATGCCGTTATGCTGGGACATACAGCGGTGGTAAAAACCCTGTTCAGGTATGGCAACATGGTTAGCCCAGGCTTACCTAATAATGCAGGTCTGACGCCATTGATGGTGGCAATCAATAGGGATCGGGAGGAGAGTGTCGACGTACTGTTGCCAAAAACAAGGAATCTCAATTTTCAGGATAACTTCGGTGCCGGTACTATTCACTACGCAGCCGAAAAAAATAATCTTAAAGTGATTAACTATCTTGTTGAGAACAGAGCTGATATCAATTTGCAGGATGCAGAGCAGTCTACGCCCCTTATGTATGCGGTAAGGGCCGGCAGTATCGAAGCTGTCAAATATCTACTGGCGAATGGCGCGGATAAAACGATTAAAAACGATGCAGGTCAAACAGCTCAGCAACTTTCGATTGAAACAAAAAAGCAAACAATTATCGATCTTTTTAAATAA